The Pseudomonas sp. KU26590 genomic sequence TCTGAATGGTGCCCCGAGCCGGAGTCGAACCGATTAAACAAGGCCCAGTATTTGCTGGGCTATATTGGACATCCAGTGTTTTGCTGTACTGATGGATGTACTGTTTCGCTTTCGCTGGACTATTTGCCCCCCTCCCCGGCGTCCCGCAGATGTTCACTGCCCCCATTTTTTCCCGCTTCACCAATCCCCAGCCAATTCCGGTAGGCGAGATCCCCCGAAACATTGAGAGGACCCCGCATCGGCGTACTCGAGCGTTCCCGTAACTCCTACTCGTCGATGAATCCGAGCCGCTGCAATGCTTTGGCATGGCCGGCCGTCTCGCCAGTCCGGTGGTCGACTGCGTACTCGCGTCGCGCCTAATGCTCGAGCGGGTTATTCCTGATTTTCAGTTCATGCTCTTTGACGTACATGCTCAATTCTTCGCATGGTCTCGGATGCTGTGCGTGACCACTCCCCAGATATCGAAGTCGTCTCCTTCCATTATGAAGCGGTCGGGGTATTTTCGGTTCGCCGAGCGCAGCACCGTGTGACAGCTCACAAAGGCAAGGTACTTGACCAGAGGCTGCTGGTTGACGACGCCGATGATGACTTGGCCTGCCTTGGCGTCGATCCCCTTGTCTACGATGAGCAGATCACCACAAAAGATACCCGCACCCTCCATGCTGTCCCCTTCAACCTTCACTAGATAGGTGCCAGGCGCGCGAATGTTCAGGAGTTGGTCCAGCGAAATGTCCAAGTGGTCAGGAACCATGTCGTTATTCAAAGCGGCACCACCACGACTGGAAGTAGAACGCCTCCTCCACCTGCTCGATGCCGGAAATAATCAGACCCTGGGTACCCATGCTCGTCACGCTGGCATCCAAAAGCCGTGGCAAAGCATCCCGCGCGTGGCCGACGCTGTTCAAGATGAAGGCTTCCCGGGTGATGCGGCCAAGCGCGGAGCACTGGGACTCAACGATCTGCACGTCGCCTCTGAACGGCGGGATCCTGCTGAGCTGGTCTTTCGGTACGGCGACGCCCATCTGGCGGCGCGGAGTGATGAGGACGTACATGGGGAGGCTTCGCTTCTTGATACTGTATATGCGTACAGTTAACTAAGCGGGACGATTGCGGTCAACACTGTATAAGCCAGTTTGCGACAGGTGACCTCATGTGCGGACGCTACTCGATCTACGAGCCGATGGACCACTACCTCAAGGAGCTTGCTCCAGAGCAGCTGGTGATCAATGGATACGACCTTCGGCCGATCGAGCGATACAACGTCGCGCCGATGACTCGCGTCGAGATCATCAGGCCAGCGGAAGGCGGCTTGAGTGTGGACAAGGTGCGTTGGGGATGGTCGCCGTTCTGGGTGAAAGGTGAAGGGAAGCGTGCGGCGCCGATCAATGCCAGGGTCGAAACGGTTATGACAGCGAAGTACTTCAAGCAGCTTTGGCCGAACGGCCGGGAGCTGGCCCCGGCGAACGGCTGGTTTGAATGGGTGAAAGATCCGAGAGACTCGAAGAAAAAGTAGCCCTACTTCATCAGGCTTAAAGAGGAAGGCCCAATGTTCTTCGCCGCGCTGGCGGAAGTACATCAGGGGCTTGAGCCAGACCCGCAGGACGGCTTCGTGATCATCACCGCCGACAGCGATCGGGGGATGGACGAAATTCACGATCGGCGGCCTGTGGTGCTGAGCACGAGCATGCTCGGGAATGGATTGATCCAGAGACCACGCCAGAGCGCGCCGGCGAAATCGCGAAGGAATGCTGCAGGCCTACCGAGCAATTCACCTGGTTCGAGGTGAGCAAAGACGTGGGGAATGTGAGGAATCAGGGGGCGCGGTTGACCCTTCCGGCGGAAGGAGACCAGCAACCGAAGATTTTTAGGCTGCCAATGCAGAGACCTGCCAGAATTCTGAGCCTTAGCGATCAAGGAATGAGCGGACTTGAAAATCGTCTTCGTAAAACACATTTACAACCTCCCCAACTCTGGCGGGGGCTGGGCATTTCTTGTCGTTTTGCTGGGTCTCGGGTTGTTTTTGAAGTTCTTCTGGATATTGGCGGCGATTGTTTACCTTTTCTTCTTGGCGGCTGCGCCAGCGGTGACGCTTAGCTGGACGCTCATGGTGGCTTGCGTGTTGATAGGCGAGCAACTGATGAGGATACCGATGAGATATGCGATTCCGTTAGCCTTGGGCGCTTTTGTACTGGCAGCCATTTTCATGGGCCTCTACTCAAAACGCAGAGGCAGCAGTCATGAGACCGGCAGAATCGACCACGACCACGACGCCAACGGCGTCGGTGATTAGTGTGCAGTGCAGGCCGTTCGAATGTAGTCCTGCGCCGCTCTCAGGGCTGCTTGATCACCAATGATCCCGGCGCGGATATCGAAAACAGATCGTCCAGCTGCTGCAGAGAGTTCGACGGAGCCTGCATCACCCACGCCGGAGGCGCTGGTGGCCTTGGACACGTTCCCGCCACCGGAACCACAACTTCCCGCGATGCGCAGCCGGCGAGCGCCATCAGCAACAGCCCGGCGCAGAGTTTCGTTTTCCGCATTGGTTTTTACCTTCTCTTCAGTTGCGGTCCGATCTAAAGCGGCGAGGCGCTGCTCGGCGTCCTGCTGTTTGGCGAGCGCCGTGCGAGCTTGTTCTGCTCCAGCGCTTGCGATAGAGGCAAGATCAGCCTGACGGCTGGCTTCGTTCGCGGCGATGACCGTGCCGTATGCATTGGCCTGCCAGATCCAGGCGACGGTTGCGCCCGCCGCGAACAGGGCTGCAGCAGCAACGGCGACGCCGATCAGCTTCAACTGGGCTTCGGTCACGGCACGTCCTTGAAGAAGATGTGGCGGCCAAGCCGCAGCGTCCGATTCGACCC encodes the following:
- a CDS encoding lysis system i-spanin subunit Rz, whose translation is MTEAQLKLIGVAVAAAALFAAGATVAWIWQANAYGTVIAANEASRQADLASIASAGAEQARTALAKQQDAEQRLAALDRTATEEKVKTNAENETLRRAVADGARRLRIAGSCGSGGGNVSKATSASGVGDAGSVELSAAAGRSVFDIRAGIIGDQAALRAAQDYIRTACTAH
- a CDS encoding LexA family protein, which produces MDISLDQLLNIRAPGTYLVKVEGDSMEGAGIFCGDLLIVDKGIDAKAGQVIIGVVNQQPLVKYLAFVSCHTVLRSANRKYPDRFIMEGDDFDIWGVVTHSIRDHAKN